In Dromaius novaehollandiae isolate bDroNov1 chromosome 13, bDroNov1.hap1, whole genome shotgun sequence, the genomic window ggGCGGGCCGTAGTGCGGCGgctcctcgccgcccgccgccggcggcagcccccgggccgcCGGGCAGGGCCCCAGCGGCGAAGAGCCGGGCGCcttggcggcggccgccggcccgtCGAGCCGCTCCTCCGCCGCCTCCTTGCAATCCGAGTCGCTGAGGCCGCCCTCggcctccctggggctgggggtctCCCGCAGGCGCTCGcagcccgccgctgcccggggctcCGCCGCTCCTGGGGGGGCAAAGGAGAGCGCGGtggggggcggccgcggagcgcgcCGGGGCTCGCCTTGCCCCGGGGGTCCCGGTCCCGCTCCCGGggtccccagccccgccgcccccgggggggggtccccagccccgccgccctcggGGGTCTCCAGTTCTGCCGCCCTCGGGGGTCTCCAGTtccgccgcccccgggggggggtccccagccccgccgctctcgggggtccccagccccgccgcccccgggggggggtccccggccccgcgcagccccgcgggcgccTGCCCACCCTGCGCCCTACCTGCGTCCGGCGTGCCGGGGTCCCCCTTCTCCTCCGGTTTCTGCGGCTCGTCCTCGTCGTTCTTCTCCAGGTCgatgttctcctcctcctcctcgtcctcgctGCGGTTCCGCGGCGTCCAGGTCATCTTGTTCTCCTTCTTGAGGCGCCGGCGGGCGTTGGCGAACCAGGTGGAGACCTGGGTGAGGGTCATCTTGGTGATGATGGCCAGCATGATCTTCTCGCCCTTGGTGGGGTAGGGGTTCTTGCGGTGCTCGTTGAGCCAGGCCTTGAGCGTGGCCGTGGCGTCGCGCGTGGCGTTCTTGCGGTACGCGGGGTCGCCGTAGGGGTAGGAGCCGAGCGGCGCCGCGTACGGGTGGTAGCCCAGGGAGCCGGCCATGCCCGGCGCGTGGTCGTAGGGCGAGCCCTGCGGAGAGAGCGGCagcccgccggccgcgccgcgtgaggcggcgccggggcagccccagcccggcccggcccggggggagcgcggcgggcgccgcggcgagGGGGCGGAAAGCGCGCGCGGGCCGCGGGGaccccccgtcccgtcccgtcccgtcccgctcCGTCCCGTCCCGctccgtcccgtcccgtcccccgcgcggcggcaccgcggccgcAACCTGCCGGGCCGCACCGGGCGGCctctgcccgggccgggggcggcgggaggagaacagaaaggaaaagaaaacagaaacgaaaagagagaagaagagaaaaagaggaaaaaaaagatgagaaaaaggaaaagaaaagaaaaaataaaataaaataaaataggagaaACGAGAGGGCCGCGCTCTGCCCGCAGCCGGGCGCGGGGGGAAGCCGGGCACAGCGGCCTGCCTCTACGCGCTTCtcgcggccgcgggaggccggcgcggcgcggcgcggtgcgggtcccggcggcccgcggcggcggagctGAGCCCGGCGGCGCCGAAGGAGCCTAATTATCGCCGCGCCGGGGAAAGTTGCGCGGCTTTAGCGCGTGGGCTTCTCCCATCGCCCGCCGCTGCCGGGTTCGTCTCCTTTTCGATCGGAGCGGTCAGACTGCCGCCGAATTAAGACTGCtcttaaaaatttttttccttttttttgtctttcggagggcgcggagcccccggcggTGCCCGCCCGCAGCCCGGCTCGCcccagccgcggcggcggctctcgCCCGCTGCCCAGCGCTGCCGGCGCCGGGTCCAGCGGCAGTGCGCGAACGCGGGGCGCAGCGCACGCGGGGTGCGGGCGAGGCGGCAGCCGCGCTGCCTTTTGtccgcggcgcccccggccgcggggcagcgcggaggccccgagcgggcggcggccgcgggatgccgccggcccggccgcccggcgcTGCTCTTACCACGTAGGACgtgaaggcggcggcggcggcggcggccgggtcGGTGCCGTACTGGAGGTGGGAGTTGtaacccggggagggggcggtAAAGGCGGTAGATCCGGCATAAGGGGAAAAAGCGGAGCCCGAGGAAGATCTCCCAAGTTCATCGGTCCTGGGTCCGGAGATGACGCTGGTGCTGTACGCCGGGCAGGAGTAGAGAGCCAAGGAAGCTGACGGCTGGTACAAGTAACCCTGAGGATACGACATGGCCAGGCGCACACATATACCCGGGAGCCCCAGGCGCCGGGAGGgagccgccgcgctgccgggctgcggccgctgcggccgggGCTTCGCGGGCGCCTCTCCGCCCTcgccggccgggcagcggcggcaccTTGCCTCTGCGCCGGGGCGGCTGCTCCTCGCTCGCCTGCAGCCTGGCACcgcttcctcttttttcttcccccttcctttcccccctctctctcactctctctctctctctctccccttttttccttccttccctcgctcgctcgctcgctctctcccCCTTGCGCTGGGGGGGGCTtttattttcccccttcctcctcgcTCTCGCTTTCCGAAGGGTCCTGCCAAGATGCTAAGTTGGAAATTGCAGCTCCTGACGCCTTGTGCGCGGCCCGGCGAGGCTCCTCCTTCGCGGGGTGTTGTCAGTGGAAGGACTGGCAGGACcccgctgcgcggccgcggccgggcccaaCCAGCGGGAGGgctgcgcgccccgcgccgcgctcgcccccccgcccgcccggccccagtgcgccggctcccggccgcggTGCCCTGCGCGGCGGTGCGGAGCGGCTCCAACTTTCCGCATGTGCTAAATACCGCGCGGAGCCGCGCTGCGCTGGAATGCGAGCCAATCGGTAtatgaaaaaaaatagatatttaacACGATTTATTAGCCACCCGTCTCCctccgcccccccgcgccctgcccccgcccctccctccgcTAAGTCCCTGGAGCCGCGGCAGCGTGGGACACACTGGTGGCGGGGCTGCGGGTGTGTGCGCGGGGgtgtttgttgtttttgcttcttttaaacCGAACCAAAAACCCCAACGATTTTCAGCGGGGAAGCGGCgtgcgcggccgggccgggcgcggcggggatGGGATGGGCGGCcgtcgggggcggcggcgccgggccggacCTGTTgcggggctcggcgggcggctcggcggccccgcggggtTTGGGTCCGGCCtgcgagcgggcgggcggcggatCCAGCCTTTCCCAGCGCCGCTGCCGGGGaagggggctgcggggcggcgggcagaGGTGGGTCGGGAGAAATCCTTCAAAATGAGGCTTTACCGGCGGATCTAAACAACGAACCAGGtatctcccccccgcccccccccccgcactcgTAACAGGGTAGAAGCGAAAGCAGATTAAAACCATATGAACTCGGGTAAATCCCCGCCGATCAGAAGATGTAATCGCCTTTGATTCCCCCAGATATATTTCCCACCAGGAACACATCCCGgcttatcccccccccccccggccgcttcccccgccgcggccccgggcgctctgcggccccgctgcccggagCCTCCCCGCCGCACCGGCAccgagagcggccccggccccgcacggagcgccgctgccccgggccgggcgcggaggTGAATACTtggcgcggccgcgggcggcacGGGGgctcttttgggtttttttccccctttttacccCCTTtcggggcgcgggcggctccgggggggggtctgcgctgctgccgcccccgccagcccgctccgctccgctgccgCCGGGAccgggccgcctccccccccacGCCCCACGGGGGCGCCGCGATCGCGCGTGTCGGGCCGAAACCCGCCCGTGACCGTCGCAGCGCCAGcgcggctgctccgcggcgccggcagcgcccggcggaaCAAAGGtgagcggcggccgggggggcgggggggctcccggcgAGCACGTTACGGacgttgcttttttttcctttttcttttttttcctttttcttttttccgaGACGAGGACCGAGGCCCTCCCCAGGGCCGGGAGCAGAGAAATAAACGGGAAAGAGGGCAAAGAGGACAGACAGACCGCTGCGCCATCGGGTTtcctcgccccccgccccccacagcGCCTCCGACGGGCGGCGCCtcccccggggcgcgggggggccccgggccgcgctgcgggcggcggcggcggcgcgggggggcgagcggggccggcggggccgcacTACACTACCCACgggccccggcctcggccccgcccctgcccgcgcGCGATTGGCTacgcgctcggcggcggcgggcccgccCCTTCTCCCATTGGCCGCTGGGGCTGTCCCTCAGCGCGGGGGCGGGACGGGCGGGCGTGTGCGTGGGGAGGGAAGGGTGGCGgcaggcggcgcgggggccgccgagCCCGGAAGCGGCGGGGGCAGGACGGCGCGCGGAGGCGCTGcggcccgaggcggcggcggcggcggcgagcggggcgcTGCCAGCCCcgggaggcgaggcgaggcgaggtaATGGGGAGGCAGCTCGTCCcgcggggacggcgcggcgctgccccgggcgctCGGGCGGCCtctggcgggcgggcgggcgggcgctgccggccgtTGAGGCGGCGCCGGCCGTTGAGGGGGCGAGGCGGGAAGCGCCGCGCGTGCCGCGCTCCCGCAGTGGCTCCTGCGGTTGTCGAAGCGGCTCAGCGAAGCGCTGCGGGGCTGAGCGGCGCCCGGAGTGCCGGCGGCGCTGTGTCGTCGcgtcccccccgcccgcctccccccttGCTGCATCTCTGTGTGGAAGCGTGCGCGGTTTCCCCTCTCCGCGAtccgcgcgggggctgccgggggccgcgcTCACGCTGGCGCGCCGGCTCCACGCAGGTGTGCACTTCCCGCCGTTTTCGGCGGCGCGGTGTCGCCGCGCCTGTCACCGGGCGAGTCCGAGCCGTCGCTCCGGAGCtcccgctcccctttccttccccgcTCCGAAGCTGCTGCCCGCTCCCCCGACAGGACCCCTCGCCCCGCGAGCGAGATCCTCGGGTAAAGTTCTGTGTGCTTAACGCTCATCTCACGTGTGCGCCGAACGAGTAACCGCTTCTCCGTGCCGCTTTGTTTGTAGGGAGAGGCAGAAGTTTTAGGCGCCTTTCCCGGGCGCCTGGCTCCTGGAGGAGGAGGTAAGGTTAGCGTCGTGTCAAGTTACCCTCCTCACTGCCGGTGTTCTGCTGGTCTCGCTTCTGCGTGCGCGTTTCGCGAGCCGCCGTGGGTTCGTGCGCGCTTCCACGCGCTGCAGCGGGACCCCCGAGCGCCTCAGTGCCGGTAGCTGGAGGACTCGGACGCCGCCAGGAAGGTGAGTGTCCGTCCAAGCAGCGTTCTCGCCGCATTATCCCACTGCTGTATTCCTTGCAGTTTTAAAGGAGCTGTAGATAATTCTTCAAGATACTGAAATATTTAGTTTATAGTTCTGCTGCTGTGGTTGTCACCTTCACTTTACGTCAAATTTGAGACTCATTTCTTAAGGATGTCtctattttctgctttatttgcaCATTGATAGCTCTGCTGAGTGACTAGTCACAGCAACTCTTTCCTCCAATAGAAGCATATTAAAATGTGAAAGCCTAAGACTAATCTGCTTTGCGGGACTTTTCAGTCTCTGCCTTTGATTACAGAGAAATAAGTTCATTTTAAGACTCTCGTTTCCTTGTTTATATAGTTCTGACAGTTTTATTAACAAATATGGGGCTTTGAGGATACATTCACTTCTCCTTGTATTTACTGAAGGTAGGAACATTTGAAGGTGTAGATATGGTCTTGTTATCAGGAGTGTGCTTTCTAGATGCCAGTGAAATGATGTAACTGCAGGCTGATATTAAAATCCCATGCCTTATATATTTTCATCATTATTTCTTAGAAGCTAAACTGTTAATACAATACAAGAAACATTTAGCATTCAGATCTGACTTAACGGTGGGTGGGATTTACAGGCTAGCTCTGCAGttgtcattttatttaaattaaggcTTGTGAATTTAAATTCAGCtgtacaaataatttaaaaatcactatttttaTAGCCTTCAGTCTGAAGGGCAGATCCCGCAAAGCTTTCTAAAATGGTCTTTGCTTACTTTAGTAGTCTGACTCCAGTAGGATTTCTGACATGAGTGAAACTTGGATTTGAGATGAGTGCACAAAATGTGGTGACCCAAAATGTAGCAATATTTGAActtgcatatttgtttttctaCACTGGTTTCATTTGCATAATTTCATTTAGGATGTGCAAACATATGTGGTACAGCGTAAAATAGCTTAATAAAATAGTGCATGAATGTATAATAGGGATCAGCTGTGAATATTTTCCTTCTGGGAAGGAAGGGGGGGCAGGGTGATCTTGAAAATGACAGTAaacaatgtatttaaaaacatacagtCATTGATAGTTTCTAGCTGCAAGTGCTATGGGTGCAGGTGGCTTGTAGTGGATGGAGTTAAACACAGGTATCTTGGATACGATATACCTTAATTAAATTACTTTAATAGCTACTTTCTGTTGAAACTTTAAAATCTAAGGATCCTACTTTTATTGCAGTCTTTAAAGATCTAATCGTTCTTGTGCGCGTCTGAGATATAAAACTAGTGCAAGGAAAGGCAACAGATTGGTTCCGTCATACAAttttgttgtgttgtttttttttccgaGTGTACTTAAAAGATTATGATGGATAATGCTGTCTTGCCAAAGAATGCCGACACAGGTGTTCATCATTATCTTAATTAAGATCCTGAGAAAATGTCATCTTTCGGCATGAATTATGAAGGGAGATGCATTAGGAGATCAtttcaacatttcttttctttttttcaggggTAGATGGGACGGAGGCTGTTTTCTCAGAACACTTTCGATATTTCTTTATCACATTACTTCACCTTAGACACTTACTGATTAATTCTTTCCCCTCTTCAATTTGTGAGTGTGTTACAGAGAGGTACATACACAACTTCAAGgagtgtcttttttctttttttttttttttcttgaagaccagccccccccccaaatgccctCTGTTCTTTTTAAAGCTAGCTGCTATAAACAAATACTAAGATACGTTGTAGCAGAAGGTGACTGCTTAGAGGTGTTTTTTTGCAGCATGTTTAAAAGTATTAACAATTCACGTTAAtagcagaacaaaacaaatgcaTAGGTGTTTTATGTATATGAATGTACTTCTCTTCAAGcatgaagagaaaagagaaaatatttttctatcctCACCTTTACAATAACATGGAAGTAAAACTAATTCATGCgttgggggggggtgttcttGCGCTCTTCCATTTAAATCAGTATGCTATTAGCTGAACGATAACTAAAATTGTGTCCCCAAAATATTGGCAGGAGCGTTACCAGTAAAACTTTGGGGCACTTACCTACAAATGCTTACTCATGGGTATATTGCTGTTGGCATCTAAGACAAGCTGCTTAGAGTTACAGGGTCGGTATTTGCAATGGCGGTGCCAGTGTTAGGTGGTTCTTAGAACAAGTGAATGTTTTCACAGAAGAGTTCTGTGAGAAGTTCTTAACTCCTCTGCTATTTCTACTGCCTGCATTAACTTGGTCTGAGAAATCTTGTTAGCACTCTTTCTGTGCTTGCAGTCTGAGATTTAGGTGTAAACTCATAGGCACCTGGCAGAacttttgccttttctgtatccAGCAATTGGGTATTAGGTAGCTAAAATAgacttttgtcttgtttttctcagCAAGTCCCTATATGCAAAATCACTTTTTGTCTACTAACTTGAAACTTGATTATTAGTCTTGGTTCTTTTTTAATAGATCAAATTACTTGTTTAGCGTGTGGAATAATACCATACAGAGAAGTGCAGCTGGCAGCCTTAAGCACATAGTTACTGTATTGGACATATATATGTAGCTCTCAAGATCTTGACAGGATCTTGGGAGAACCTGCAACTGTATTTAGGTTCCCTTGAAGGTTCCTTTAATTAACTTCACTGGTGctatttgtttgcatttgttgGCATGATATGGACTAAGTTAAAATTGTCTTGAGAGTTTATTTTGCTTACAGTTCTATGGGCATATGCAGAAAATAGGTTTTCCTAATGGTTGGCTttaatggaggggaaaaaaaaagaaaaaagaaaaaaaaatctctttcatgtCTGAATAAGTTTGTTCACTTAAAATGAGCCACATCTACCGTTAGCTGGTTCCTAGTTTTGAAAGAGGGGCACCACGGTGAGAAAGACAGCTGTGGCTCCCTGTGTTGTCTTACGGGACATGTGTGTGTCCATAGCTCCCAAAGCCGAGGGAAATTCTGTTTGTCCAGTTCAACCGCAGGTGCTGCTGTTGGACGGGTGCTGTTGGAGCTAGTGTCTgacctgctgtgtgtgtgttAGGGGTGGGTGACTTTGAATAGCAGCGTCTTCTTCAAAAGGGTTTGTATTTTATCTAATTTACATTCACACTTACCAATCCCGGTGCATGTATATTTGCAGTCCTAATGACCTGTTTTTGCGATAGCTCAGCATTACCTCTGTAATGAGAAACTCAAGGACAGGGAGCCTTTTGAGTTTTACACTCAAAGAATTCTTTTTAACAGGTCATAATTCCTTACTTTTATTAATATCAAAGCTTTCTAGTTTCTAGTCCTTAATGTGGGTAATTCAGATATGAACAATTCTTGAAGCAGTTTCCTGCAAATTAAAGTGAATGCATGCATAGAGCCACAGTCTTCATTTGTTGCTCTGATAAATCATTGTTTCACAAAAGATAACTAGTCAAACATTCAGGGTGGATCCAGACGATCGTAACAGAAATTCCACTCTACTAACAAACTTGTGACTGATCATTCTCTCAtactgcacccccccccccccccccagaagatGCATCTTCCTGGATTCCCATTTCCCGACAGCACGAGTTCCAGCCTCTTCTTTTGACAAACATATCTTTTTCACAGTATTTCCTAAACATTTCTGTCACAAATCAAGAATCCAAAGCTAACCTCTGAAATATTCTCTGCTGGCCTCTACAAAACTTTTCGTGCCcttcatatttaattttatataaaataatgcaCGGTGTAATATTCAGGTCTCCTGTTTTCAGTTAAGCTGTATTAGGTAACTAAGATCTTCTTTCATATCCCATCAGAAAGTATCAATATCCAGATGGCAGTGTGCTGGAATAAAACAGCTACAGACTTGGCTGCTACTGTAAAGCCAAGAACTAACATTTTAGCCGGCACAATAAATAAAACTGAGGTTGTGACTCTTAGTGTATTGGAGTTGCACTAAATAATGCTACAGTAGTGTTTATTACTGGTTTCATTGGATAATATGCAGCTATAAAACCTGCTTGAAGCTTTTATTAGGAATACtctgtcattttaaaaagatgcctacaacttcttttttttagtaataaTGGTGCAAGAATTACTTTGTTTATGCTGACTTTCTGTCTGTTAGACTGGGAGCCCGTTAGTCTCTCCCAGCTTCTGTGCGCGTTAGGTTACATGGACATGTCTTGGGAAGAAGACAGCTCTGTAGAGCCTAGGtttgaaaaattacttttaaggtatttttgatttgcttgctttctgctttttcttaagtTTATTCCAGCACTTAATTTCTTGCTTCAGTTAAACTTGAGCTATTACTCTCCAAGTATAAACTGTGCTACTGCGTCTGCAAGTAAGAGTTATGCCAAGCTAACCCAGGTAGTTGTCTGAGAGGAGGTTGCAGAATGGCTGAGAAACTTTTATATTGGCTCAGAAGCATATGGGAAAGATTTGATGGTAGGGGAGGGACACTAGGAGTCTTAAATCCTGGAATTTTTTCCTTATTCCATTTCTGGCACATCATATGACCTAGATTAGTTCATGTTACCTCTTTGCCTCTGTTTACCTAACTGGAATCCTTTGAATTTCTCAGAAACGTTCAGGTTTAAATTGCTGCCCATACTCATAACTTATTAGACTGCTGTTCTTTTGAGCAAAAGCAAATTGTTATAATTCATATGGTATTACTTATTCATTAGTAAAATGCTGCTAAATTTCCATATTCCACAGATGTGTGATTTCCATATGCACTTGTTTATGGTGCACCTCTTAGAAAATACAGAATTGAACATCATCCAGTGGGATTTGGTAATAGCAGTGTGGGATTTAACAAGCCAGCAAGGTGAAGAAACTCGAGTATGTATTGCTCAGTCCATAATTCATGTGTGTAAGAGAAATTTGCTGTCTCAGTTAGTGACAAATATTATCTTTTCCTTCCATTGCCTTGTTCTCCATATGTCCATTCTTCACCTTAGTAGAatgcaaccaaaagaagaaacAGTGAGCTCTACAATGAGGAAAATGAATCCAGCAGTCCATCCTAGCAAGCCCGCCGGAGTACAGGAGGAGACCTCATACGAAGCCAGAATGTGTTTTTTAGCTTGCAGTTCTTTTAAACCATGTTAAATCCTACTCAAAGCTAATGGTAAGTGATTTGTTTTGTGTATGTTATGATTGATTCATTTAGTAAGGCATTACAGTGATGGCACTTGCTATTTTCCTTTGTGGTGCTGGGTTCTGCCTCttacaaaatgcagaaataatattTCCGGGTACATTAGCTAAAGTCGTCTTTCTATTAAGAGAATCATATGGAGTAGACGTCAGATTTTGTAGTaagtatgttctttttttttccttttttttccctctttctttctttctttctttcttcttttttttcttcccctccaggTGACCTCAGTGAGTCTGGTCTAAGCAATGCTGAAGAACGGAAGAACGGAGTTGGAAGGCAGGAGCTGTTTCAGAGGTGCATTCTTCTTCCTTTCATAAAGTCCAAACATGAAGATTTTTATAAACTTCATTAGGTAGAGTATTGCTAATACAATAATATTACCAGTAATACTGCATGATGTAACTGTGAGGGCACTGCTTTACTGTTATTGTTCATTGATCACGTGGAGCTGCATTTAATAAATGAACATATACTAGTGATTAAAATCAGCATTATGAGTGAGAACAGTAAATCAAGAAGGTGGGTACTAAAGAAAATaatactagcttttttttttttttaagccagtgaCTGCCTTTTTCAGATCTTTCCATAACACATAGTTCTTCTATGAATTGAGAAAGGCATAATTAAGAAAATACCTTTTCATTCAAGAAAATGAAGTAATTCTTCTTAGCCAAAATGACCTCTTTTGTGTCCTTCACAGTCCTTTTAGCTATTATAGCATCTTAATGCATTGTCCAGCAGAAAGAAGCACTCGTGGTGCTGACCCATGAAATCTCCATAAACATCTGCGGTGCTGCAGCATATGCTGCTCTTTCTTCTCAGGGCTTCCTTCGCCGGGGAGCATTTGTGTAATGTCCGCTGTGGTGCAGCCCTCCGTGACCTCTTGCTCCCAAAGATGGAATTTGCGTGTCTCTTTCCGTTTAGGATTTGTGGGAGCTCCCTCCTGGGCCAAATAATTCTCAAATATTGCAAGAAGAGATCTGACAGTATTGTCTGGGAGACGTGACTGGATGACTGACTTAATTAGTATTAACATTTATTAAGTGCCTTACAATGGAGGGTAAGACTTGTTGTCCTCGTTTTTCACAAGTAGGAGAACCAGCATGCAGGAAGAATGGATCTCTTCTATCTTCTGTGATTCTTGACCCATCTAATTGGGTGACTGTCACACGAAATAACAACCCGGCTCAGGGGAATGGCGCCGGGGAAAGGTGCCGACATGTTCAGTGTGGCACGCTGCCTCTCCCTCCCAGAATGGCTTAATGTGCTAGGCAGGGTCTTCCCCCTGTGAGTGTCAGTTGGCCACTGAAGAGATTTAAAAGGGCTGATCAGCCTGAGGCTGTCCCTCTATCTGATAGCTTCATTCCAGATCTCAtccagggaaaaagaaacatcttCCACAGTGTGTTGCTGTGACTCATTTCTAGGAGCTGCTCTTGGTTTTTAGCTATTACCTTCGCCCCAGCCTTTTTCCCTTTCACAATAGTGGCCTTTCCCCAGGGTAAGTCGATTCACTTCACAGGtgtttgttg contains:
- the IRX5 gene encoding iroquois-class homeodomain protein IRX-5 — protein: MSYPQGYLYQPSASLALYSCPAYSTSVISGPRTDELGRSSSGSAFSPYAGSTAFTAPSPGYNSHLQYGTDPAAAAAAAFTSYVGSPYDHAPGMAGSLGYHPYAAPLGSYPYGDPAYRKNATRDATATLKAWLNEHRKNPYPTKGEKIMLAIITKMTLTQVSTWFANARRRLKKENKMTWTPRNRSEDEEEEENIDLEKNDEDEPQKPEEKGDPGTPDAGAAEPRAAAGCERLRETPSPREAEGGLSDSDCKEAAEERLDGPAAAAKAPGSSPLGPCPAARGLPPAAGGEEPPHYGPPSAAAGPPHAADPHPLPPAGASVIHSPQPAALAKPKLWSLAEIATSADRGPREPGGGEAAPPGPAALGGGGPSRSPPRPRSPPAQCPFPNGAVLPRPLYYTAPFYPGYTNYGAFGALPGAAAAAPAAPFNGLSQAALGRAEALAKEAKATRSQAPAEPCTDAPYEPKKGQIIRKLLTTRLLFPSCWEKNAQEQSWGNGAACKR